One Nocardioides aromaticivorans genomic window carries:
- the tilS gene encoding tRNA lysidine(34) synthetase TilS, which translates to MGLHPAVAAVRHGVRRAIAGLERDHAVLVACSGGADSLALLSATVFEARRPGVRVIGVTVDHGLQEGSAAHAARVVDQMAALGADETATARVHVDPAGLGIEAAARRARYDVLEQMRVHFDARSVLLGHTRDDQAETVLLGLARGSGGRSIAGMRRSFDHYDRPLLDVARADTVAACLAEGIEFWDDPHNSDPGFARVRVRQRVLPVLEDELGPGVAATLARTADQVRDDVEALDGIALASYERIGGPEGLDREELEELPRAVATRVLRLAALAAGARDSELFHVHVTALHQLALGAINGEVQLPGHVTAYRDGSRLLFRPTAVAG; encoded by the coding sequence ATGGGCCTCCACCCCGCCGTCGCCGCCGTCCGTCACGGTGTACGACGGGCGATCGCCGGCCTCGAGCGTGACCACGCCGTCCTGGTCGCCTGCTCGGGCGGTGCCGACTCGCTCGCCCTGCTCAGCGCCACGGTGTTCGAGGCGCGCAGGCCCGGCGTCCGGGTGATCGGCGTGACCGTCGACCACGGCCTGCAGGAGGGCTCCGCGGCGCACGCCGCCCGCGTCGTGGACCAGATGGCGGCCCTCGGCGCCGACGAGACCGCCACGGCGCGGGTGCACGTCGACCCGGCCGGTCTCGGCATCGAGGCGGCGGCCCGTCGCGCCCGGTACGACGTGCTCGAGCAGATGCGCGTGCACTTCGACGCGCGGAGCGTGCTGCTCGGCCACACCCGCGACGACCAGGCCGAGACCGTGCTGCTCGGGCTGGCCCGCGGCTCCGGCGGCCGCAGCATCGCCGGGATGCGCCGCAGCTTCGACCACTACGACCGGCCGCTGCTCGACGTCGCCCGCGCCGACACCGTCGCCGCCTGCCTGGCCGAGGGCATCGAGTTCTGGGACGACCCCCACAACAGCGACCCCGGCTTCGCGCGGGTCCGGGTCCGCCAGCGCGTCCTGCCCGTGCTGGAGGACGAGCTGGGGCCGGGTGTCGCGGCGACGCTGGCCCGCACCGCCGACCAGGTCCGCGACGACGTCGAGGCGCTGGACGGGATCGCGCTGGCGTCGTACGAGCGGATCGGCGGGCCGGAGGGGCTGGACCGGGAGGAGCTGGAGGAGCTGCCCCGGGCGGTCGCGACCCGGGTGCTGCGGCTGGCCGCGCTGGCCGCAGGCGCCCGCGACAGCGAGCTCTTCCACGTGCACGTCACGGCCCTCCACCAGCTCGCGCTGGGGGCGATCAACGGCGAGGTCCAGCTTCCGGGCCACGTCACGGCATACCGCGACGGCTCCCGGCTGCTTTTCAGGCCCACGGCTGTGGCAGGCTGA
- a CDS encoding TetR/AcrR family transcriptional regulator, which translates to MQVPRARRRTASERSAAVFDALRNLLLEHPWGDVTLEAVARDAGVSRQTLYNAFGSRYGLAQAYALALADALCDLIAVTIAEHADDPRAGLEAALTLYLETSVQDPLIQRVRSGDAHHDLVRVVTTDAAPLLGRVAERFEEVVRSTWPVVPAERAQVLARTLARIAVSYVTMPPEHDEPPAALAAGLAALLAPTID; encoded by the coding sequence ATGCAGGTGCCCCGGGCGCGACGCAGGACGGCCTCCGAGCGGAGCGCGGCGGTCTTCGACGCCCTGCGCAACCTGCTGCTCGAGCACCCCTGGGGCGACGTCACCCTCGAGGCCGTCGCCCGTGACGCGGGCGTGAGCCGGCAGACCCTCTACAACGCGTTCGGGTCGCGCTACGGCCTGGCCCAGGCCTACGCGCTGGCCCTCGCCGACGCGCTGTGCGACCTGATCGCGGTGACCATCGCCGAGCACGCCGACGACCCGCGGGCGGGCCTGGAGGCCGCGCTGACGCTGTACCTCGAGACGTCCGTGCAGGACCCACTGATCCAGCGGGTGCGCTCCGGCGACGCCCACCACGACCTGGTCCGGGTGGTCACGACCGATGCGGCGCCGTTGCTGGGGCGGGTCGCGGAGCGCTTCGAGGAGGTCGTCCGCAGCACGTGGCCGGTCGTCCCGGCCGAGCGTGCGCAGGTGCTGGCGCGCACGCTCGCCCGGATCGCGGTCAGCTATGTCACCATGCCGCCCGAGCACGACGAGCCGCCGGCCGCGCTGGCCGCCGGGCTCGCCGCGCTGCTCGCGCCGACGATCGACTGA
- the hpt gene encoding hypoxanthine phosphoribosyltransferase produces MQASDVADDLVEVLFTEKQIQDRVAELAADIERDYEGKELVLVGVLRGAVMIMADLARSLNKHVEMDWMAVSSYGSGTKSSGVVRILKDLDADIAGRHVLIVDEIIDTGLTLSWLTSNLGSRGPASVEIATLLRKPEALQMPVTPKYVGWDIPNEFVVGYGLDYRERYRNLRDIGTLSPSVYS; encoded by the coding sequence ATGCAGGCAAGCGACGTCGCGGACGACCTGGTCGAGGTCCTCTTCACCGAGAAGCAGATCCAGGACCGGGTCGCGGAGCTGGCGGCCGACATCGAGCGGGACTACGAGGGCAAGGAGCTCGTCCTCGTCGGCGTCCTGCGTGGTGCCGTGATGATCATGGCCGACCTCGCACGCTCGCTGAACAAGCACGTGGAGATGGACTGGATGGCGGTGTCGTCCTACGGCTCCGGCACCAAGTCGTCCGGCGTGGTGCGGATCCTCAAGGACCTCGACGCCGACATCGCGGGCCGGCACGTGCTGATCGTCGACGAGATCATCGACACCGGCCTCACCCTGTCGTGGCTGACCTCCAACCTCGGCTCGCGTGGTCCGGCCAGCGTCGAGATCGCCACCCTCCTGCGCAAGCCGGAGGCGCTCCAGATGCCCGTCACGCCCAAGTACGTCGGCTGGGACATCCCCAACGAGTTCGTCGTCGGCTACGGCCTCGACTACCGCGAGCGCTACCGCAACCTGCGCGACATCGGCACCCTCTCGCCCTCCGTCTACTCCTGA
- a CDS encoding VOC family protein, giving the protein MTATAPAPGSLAWFEVATDDPERAEKFYGGLFDWSFADDGPVSESMDYRRITAAGSSAPMGGLFATGGRLPGHAVFSIVVADVAETCAQAEALGGSVVSRHLDVAPGVPTFAYLRDPDGQLFGIFAPPA; this is encoded by the coding sequence ATGACCGCCACCGCACCCGCCCCCGGCAGCCTCGCCTGGTTCGAGGTCGCGACCGACGACCCGGAGCGTGCCGAGAAGTTCTACGGCGGGCTGTTCGACTGGAGCTTCGCCGACGACGGCCCGGTGTCGGAGAGCATGGACTACCGGCGGATCACCGCGGCCGGGAGCTCCGCCCCGATGGGCGGGCTGTTCGCGACCGGCGGCCGGCTGCCCGGGCACGCCGTGTTCTCGATCGTCGTCGCCGACGTCGCGGAGACCTGCGCGCAGGCCGAGGCGCTCGGCGGCAGCGTGGTCAGCCGGCACCTCGACGTCGCCCCCGGCGTGCCGACGTTCGCCTACCTGCGCGACCCGGACGGCCAGCTCTTCGGGATCTTCGCGCCACCGGCCTGA
- a CDS encoding inorganic diphosphatase yields the protein MEFDVLVEIPKGSRNKYEVDHETGRMRLDRFLFTSTMYPADYGYIEDTLGQDGDPLDALVLLQEPTFPGCLIKCRAIGMFRMTDEAGGDDKVLCVPAGDPRMEHIRDINHVAKFDRLEIQHFFEVYKDLEPGKSVEGADWVGRGDAELEIQASFERFKSDGGH from the coding sequence CTGGAGTTCGACGTCCTCGTGGAGATCCCCAAGGGGAGCCGCAACAAGTACGAGGTCGACCACGAGACCGGTCGGATGCGCCTCGACCGCTTCCTGTTCACCTCGACGATGTACCCCGCCGACTACGGCTACATCGAGGACACCCTGGGTCAGGACGGCGACCCGCTGGACGCCCTCGTCCTGCTGCAGGAGCCGACCTTCCCGGGCTGCCTCATCAAGTGCCGCGCGATCGGCATGTTCCGCATGACCGACGAGGCCGGCGGCGACGACAAGGTCCTGTGCGTCCCCGCGGGCGACCCGCGCATGGAGCACATCCGCGACATCAACCACGTCGCGAAGTTCGACCGCCTCGAGATCCAGCACTTCTTCGAGGTCTACAAGGACCTCGAGCCCGGCAAGTCCGTCGAGGGCGCCGACTGGGTCGGCCGCGGCGACGCCGAGCTGGAGATCCAGGCCTCCTTCGAGCGGTTCAAGTCCGACGGCGGCCACTGA
- a CDS encoding helix-turn-helix transcriptional regulator → MNRTDRLYALVEELRAAGPRGRTASWLAARFEVSVRTVERDLSALGQAGVPLATRQGRNGGYSLDRSMTLPPLNFTPGEATAVAVALTSTVHPLFARDARSALHKILAAMPEPAIAEARAAAAKVRLVVPEVPDPDVAVAETIWRAVRDNHVLRIGYVDGDGVETERLVEPQQVVVGPRGSYLTAWCRLRRDDRVFRMDRVTRAERDPSPPRKPGPPGVPVGSGRGRRMPDAVRHPEEFFANTDTGLSRTGATVVPTTRHQGG, encoded by the coding sequence ATGAACCGCACCGACCGGCTCTACGCGCTCGTCGAGGAGCTGCGGGCCGCCGGGCCGCGGGGCCGCACGGCGAGCTGGCTCGCCGCCCGCTTCGAGGTCAGCGTGCGGACCGTCGAGCGCGACCTGAGCGCGCTCGGCCAGGCCGGCGTCCCGCTGGCGACGCGGCAGGGCCGCAACGGCGGCTACAGCCTCGACCGGTCGATGACCCTGCCGCCGCTGAACTTCACGCCCGGCGAGGCGACCGCGGTGGCGGTCGCGCTCACCAGCACGGTGCACCCGCTGTTCGCGCGCGACGCCCGGAGCGCGCTGCACAAGATCCTCGCCGCCATGCCGGAGCCCGCGATCGCCGAGGCCCGGGCGGCGGCCGCCAAGGTCCGGCTGGTCGTGCCCGAGGTCCCCGACCCGGACGTCGCGGTCGCCGAGACCATCTGGCGGGCGGTGCGGGACAACCACGTGCTCCGGATCGGGTACGTCGACGGCGACGGCGTCGAGACCGAGCGGCTGGTCGAGCCGCAGCAGGTCGTCGTCGGCCCGCGCGGCTCCTACCTCACCGCGTGGTGCCGGCTGCGCCGTGACGACCGGGTGTTCCGGATGGACCGGGTCACCCGGGCGGAGCGGGACCCGTCGCCGCCGCGCAAGCCCGGACCGCCCGGCGTCCCGGTGGGGAGCGGTCGCGGCAGGCGGATGCCGGACGCGGTCCGCCACCCGGAGGAATTCTTCGCAAACACCGACACAGGGTTGTCGCGAACCGGCGCGACGGTGGTTCCGACGACCCGCCACCAGGGCGGGTGA
- a CDS encoding zinc-dependent metalloprotease has product MPASSHSSASGAELPQMIDWRLAVALGSRLAGEGPVVSRAEADEAVAELRAGANRSTGLVREFTGLDAPDGTAPILVVDRPGWVQANAEGFAVATRPMVEKLVAHKPPSGLALKVGSKVTGAEVGGLLGFLAGKVLGQFDPFHAPHGRLLLVAPNIVHVERELDVDPHDFRLWVCLHEETHRVQFTAVPWMRDHLFSEIEALSDTVDPGGLLDGGVERIAEALKAARGGGSIVDMFSTPEQRDVLDRVTGMMSLLEGHADVVMDDVGPTVIPSVAEIRKKFTKRRQGVGALDRVLRRLLGLEAKMAQYRDGAQFVRAVVDKVGMEEFNAVWAGPENLPGKAELADPEGWIRRVLA; this is encoded by the coding sequence ATGCCCGCATCGAGCCACTCCAGCGCGTCCGGCGCCGAGCTCCCCCAGATGATCGACTGGCGGCTCGCCGTCGCGCTGGGCAGCCGCCTGGCGGGCGAGGGGCCCGTGGTCAGCCGCGCGGAGGCCGATGAGGCCGTGGCCGAGCTGCGGGCGGGCGCCAACCGCTCGACCGGCCTGGTCCGGGAGTTCACCGGCCTCGACGCCCCCGACGGCACCGCGCCGATCCTCGTCGTCGACCGGCCCGGCTGGGTGCAGGCCAACGCGGAGGGCTTCGCCGTCGCCACCCGGCCGATGGTGGAGAAGCTGGTCGCGCACAAGCCGCCGTCCGGGCTGGCGCTCAAGGTGGGCTCGAAGGTCACCGGCGCCGAGGTCGGCGGCCTGCTGGGCTTCCTGGCCGGCAAGGTGCTGGGCCAGTTCGACCCGTTCCACGCGCCGCACGGCCGGCTGCTGCTGGTCGCCCCCAATATCGTCCACGTGGAGCGCGAGCTCGACGTCGACCCCCACGACTTCCGGCTGTGGGTCTGCCTGCACGAGGAGACCCACCGGGTCCAGTTCACGGCGGTGCCGTGGATGCGCGACCACCTCTTCTCCGAGATCGAGGCGCTCAGCGACACCGTCGACCCCGGCGGCCTGCTCGACGGCGGCGTCGAGCGGATCGCCGAGGCGCTCAAGGCGGCCCGCGGCGGCGGCAGCATCGTCGACATGTTCAGCACCCCCGAGCAGCGCGACGTCCTCGACCGCGTCACCGGGATGATGTCGCTGCTCGAGGGCCACGCCGACGTGGTGATGGACGACGTCGGCCCGACCGTGATCCCCAGCGTCGCCGAGATCCGCAAGAAGTTCACCAAGCGCCGCCAGGGCGTCGGTGCGCTCGACCGCGTCCTGCGTCGGCTGCTGGGCCTCGAGGCGAAGATGGCGCAGTACCGCGACGGCGCCCAGTTCGTCCGGGCCGTCGTCGACAAGGTCGGCATGGAGGAGTTCAACGCCGTGTGGGCGGGCCCGGAGAACCTCCCCGGCAAGGCCGAGCTGGCCGACCCGGAGGGCTGGATCCGCCGCGTCCTCGCCTGA
- a CDS encoding class I SAM-dependent methyltransferase: protein MPTHLVRAAVSKVPGLGGWSDDPLWASFYDWTVEHPRAGGAIWRVGIQSDLRLLYRAAAEIGRQPAGARILDIPCGGGVALRGLKPGQGVEYVAADIAQAMLDRTMEAAQERGVADQVEPRIADVGDLPFADASFDLVVTFTGLHCFPDPARAVIEMARVLRPGGVLTGSALLNDSVRYAPLRKAGRIAGLLGPGCTSDDLEGWLAGQGIADVVIEKSGAIGYFRGVKR from the coding sequence ATGCCCACCCACCTCGTGCGCGCTGCCGTGTCGAAGGTCCCCGGCCTCGGCGGCTGGTCCGACGACCCGCTGTGGGCGTCCTTCTACGACTGGACGGTCGAGCACCCGCGTGCGGGCGGCGCGATCTGGCGCGTCGGCATCCAGAGCGACCTGCGCCTCCTCTACCGCGCGGCGGCCGAGATCGGTCGGCAGCCCGCCGGCGCGCGCATCCTCGACATCCCGTGCGGTGGTGGTGTCGCCCTGCGCGGGCTGAAGCCCGGCCAGGGCGTCGAGTACGTCGCCGCCGACATCGCGCAGGCCATGCTGGACCGCACGATGGAGGCTGCGCAGGAGCGCGGCGTCGCCGACCAGGTCGAGCCCCGCATCGCCGACGTCGGCGACCTGCCCTTCGCGGACGCGTCCTTCGACCTCGTGGTCACCTTCACCGGCCTGCACTGCTTCCCCGACCCGGCCCGGGCGGTCATCGAGATGGCGCGCGTGCTCCGGCCGGGCGGCGTACTCACAGGCAGCGCGCTGCTCAACGACTCGGTGCGCTACGCGCCGCTGCGCAAGGCCGGCCGGATCGCCGGCCTGCTCGGACCGGGCTGCACCAGCGACGACCTCGAGGGGTGGCTGGCCGGCCAGGGCATCGCCGACGTCGTGATCGAGAAGAGCGGCGCGATCGGCTACTTCCGCGGGGTCAAGCGCTGA
- a CDS encoding acyl-CoA dehydrogenase family protein codes for MAEESTTSAPPVLTVDVPALTELLDGRYADVRRTVRALLPTYASVLEDAETMPREEFRERVKEVVLEIASTGAVGMGFPEEYGGGGDIGASIAAFGTLAYGDLSVLVKVGVQFGLFGGAILQLGTKRHHDAYLADLIAGRLLGCFAMTETGHGSNVQALGTVASYDPEAGEFVITTTTPEAGKDYIGNAAKHARVAVVFAQLEVAGEEHGVHALVVPLRDEAGATLPGIRIEDDGHKMGLNGVDNGRIWFDGVRVPREALLNRFADVTEDGTYVSEIESAGRRFFTMLGTLVQGRVSVGAAGVSAAKVALTIAVRYALQRRQFETGAGEGADGEKEQLLLDYGLHQRRLLPRLARTYALHFAQEVLAARLHDVFSGITTDEESRRLLESRAAGTKALSTWLATDVIQECREACGGAGYLSVNRFAALKADTDVFTTFEGDNHVLLQLVGKGLLTDFASDFSDLDQLGMVRFVAGLAVDTVLEKTRAHRLLQSIRDALPSGGNDSWSTDAGLRDPEYHLAMYRFREEHRIGGVARRLKRGVDSGMNPGEVFSRVQDHVIAAARAHVERIVLEAFVEQVAAMEDGDLKLALNALCDLHALSGIEADAAWFIEHDRLSTQRSKAITRDIGDLCRRLRPVARELVDAFAVPEPLLRAPALVEGGA; via the coding sequence ATGGCCGAGGAGTCCACCACCAGCGCGCCGCCGGTCCTCACCGTCGACGTCCCCGCGCTCACCGAACTGCTGGACGGCCGGTACGCCGACGTCCGCCGCACCGTGCGGGCGCTGCTCCCGACGTACGCCTCCGTGCTCGAGGATGCCGAGACGATGCCGCGCGAGGAGTTCCGCGAGCGGGTCAAGGAGGTCGTCCTCGAGATCGCGAGCACCGGCGCGGTCGGCATGGGCTTCCCCGAGGAGTACGGCGGAGGTGGCGACATCGGCGCCTCGATCGCGGCCTTCGGCACCCTCGCCTACGGCGACCTCTCGGTGCTGGTGAAGGTCGGCGTGCAGTTCGGCCTGTTCGGTGGCGCGATCCTGCAGCTCGGCACGAAGCGGCACCACGACGCGTACCTGGCCGACCTGATCGCGGGGCGCCTGCTCGGCTGCTTCGCGATGACCGAGACCGGCCACGGCAGCAACGTGCAGGCCCTCGGCACGGTCGCCTCCTACGACCCGGAGGCGGGGGAGTTCGTCATCACGACGACGACGCCCGAGGCCGGCAAGGACTACATCGGCAACGCCGCGAAGCACGCCCGAGTCGCGGTGGTGTTCGCCCAGCTCGAGGTGGCGGGGGAGGAGCACGGCGTGCACGCGCTCGTCGTACCCCTGCGCGACGAGGCGGGCGCCACGCTGCCGGGCATCCGGATCGAGGACGACGGCCACAAGATGGGCCTCAACGGCGTCGACAACGGCCGGATCTGGTTCGACGGGGTGCGGGTGCCGCGGGAGGCGCTGCTCAACCGGTTCGCCGACGTCACCGAGGACGGCACGTACGTCAGCGAGATCGAGAGCGCGGGCCGTCGCTTCTTCACGATGCTCGGGACGCTCGTCCAGGGCCGGGTCTCGGTCGGCGCGGCCGGGGTCAGCGCCGCGAAGGTCGCCCTGACGATCGCGGTCCGCTACGCCCTGCAGCGACGCCAGTTCGAGACCGGTGCCGGCGAGGGCGCGGACGGCGAGAAGGAGCAGCTGCTGCTCGACTACGGCCTGCACCAGCGTCGCCTGCTCCCGCGGCTGGCGCGCACCTACGCACTGCACTTCGCGCAGGAGGTGCTCGCCGCGCGCCTCCACGACGTGTTCTCGGGCATCACGACCGACGAGGAGTCGCGGCGGCTGCTGGAGTCGCGGGCCGCCGGGACGAAGGCGCTGTCGACCTGGCTGGCCACCGACGTGATCCAGGAGTGTCGCGAGGCGTGCGGCGGGGCCGGCTACCTGTCGGTCAACCGGTTCGCCGCGCTCAAGGCCGACACCGATGTCTTCACGACCTTCGAGGGCGACAACCACGTCCTGCTGCAGCTGGTCGGCAAGGGCCTGCTCACGGACTTCGCGAGCGACTTCTCCGACCTCGACCAGCTCGGCATGGTGCGTTTCGTCGCCGGCCTCGCGGTCGACACGGTCCTCGAGAAGACCCGCGCCCACCGCCTGCTGCAGAGCATCCGCGACGCGCTGCCGTCGGGCGGCAACGACAGCTGGTCGACCGACGCGGGACTGCGCGACCCGGAGTACCACCTCGCGATGTACCGCTTCCGCGAGGAGCACCGGATCGGCGGTGTCGCCCGGCGCCTCAAGCGCGGTGTCGACTCCGGCATGAACCCCGGCGAGGTCTTCTCCCGCGTCCAGGACCACGTGATCGCCGCGGCCCGAGCCCACGTCGAGCGCATCGTGCTGGAGGCCTTCGTCGAGCAGGTCGCCGCGATGGAGGACGGCGACCTCAAGCTCGCCCTCAACGCGCTGTGCGACCTGCACGCGCTCTCCGGCATCGAGGCCGACGCCGCGTGGTTCATCGAGCACGACCGCCTGTCCACCCAACGGTCGAAGGCGATCACCCGTGACATCGGCGACCTGTGCCGCCGGCTCCGCCCGGTCGCGCGGGAGCTGGTCGACGCGTTCGCCGTCCCCGAGCCGCTGCTCCGAGCCCCGGCCCTGGTCGAGGGAGGTGCCTGA
- the dacB gene encoding D-alanyl-D-alanine carboxypeptidase/D-alanyl-D-alanine endopeptidase codes for MGKREAVREDDARPRRARKVVAGLLGVALLAGGGVAWRTGTAEEWWHDLRGDGAEQPADPAAVAPPPEVDVPDVVRPKALARPAAGAGALDRAAIAAALRPLADKDLGKHVLAAVGPLDGTAISYRATEGASVAMPASTTKLVTSAVALFLLGPDRTFDTTTVLDTSGPTPRLVLVGGGDPFLTRTPAAAGDASSPTYEPHRADIRTLARSTARALRTDGVRTVQLGYDDSLFSGPDFSPRWRPDYFPSEVAPISALWVDEARTPDGSTKVTNPAPTAAAEFRKELVRAGIRVAGGTLHGRAAATSTPVAEVTSPTVAQIVQRLIEVSDNNAAEVLLRQIGLADQGTGSFEAGQAAVERVLAANGIDLGSSVLYDGSGLSRDNRLSPDVLVEVLRWAASDDHPQLRPLLAALPVAGYTGSLANRMDHGPAAGRGRVRAKTGTLTGVSSLAGIAVDREGNLMVFALMADRVRPDRSGLARTAMDDAAAGLGACSCGR; via the coding sequence GTGGGCAAGCGTGAGGCCGTCCGGGAGGACGACGCCCGTCCGCGGCGCGCCCGGAAGGTGGTCGCCGGCCTCCTCGGGGTGGCCCTGCTCGCGGGCGGCGGCGTCGCCTGGCGGACGGGCACCGCGGAGGAGTGGTGGCACGACCTGCGCGGCGACGGCGCGGAGCAGCCCGCCGATCCCGCCGCGGTCGCCCCGCCGCCGGAGGTCGACGTACCGGACGTCGTACGTCCGAAGGCGCTGGCGCGACCGGCAGCCGGGGCGGGTGCGCTGGACCGCGCGGCGATCGCCGCCGCGCTGCGGCCGCTGGCCGACAAGGACCTCGGCAAGCACGTCCTCGCGGCGGTCGGCCCGCTCGACGGCACCGCCATCTCCTACCGGGCGACCGAGGGTGCGAGCGTGGCGATGCCCGCCTCGACCACCAAGCTGGTGACCTCCGCCGTCGCGCTCTTCCTGCTCGGACCGGACCGGACCTTCGACACCACCACAGTGCTCGACACGTCGGGGCCCACGCCGCGGCTCGTCCTCGTGGGCGGCGGCGACCCCTTCCTGACCCGCACCCCCGCCGCAGCCGGCGACGCGTCGAGCCCGACCTACGAGCCCCACCGCGCCGACATCCGCACCCTCGCCCGCAGCACCGCCCGCGCGCTGCGCACCGACGGCGTCCGCACCGTGCAGCTCGGCTACGACGACTCCCTCTTCTCCGGCCCGGACTTCAGCCCGCGCTGGCGGCCGGACTACTTCCCCTCGGAGGTGGCGCCGATCAGCGCGCTCTGGGTCGACGAGGCGCGCACGCCGGACGGCAGCACGAAGGTCACCAACCCGGCTCCGACCGCGGCCGCGGAGTTCCGCAAGGAGCTGGTCCGCGCCGGCATCCGGGTCGCCGGCGGCACCCTCCACGGCCGCGCCGCGGCGACGAGCACGCCGGTCGCGGAGGTCACCAGCCCCACCGTCGCGCAGATCGTGCAGCGCCTGATCGAGGTCAGCGACAACAACGCCGCCGAGGTGCTGCTGCGCCAGATCGGCCTCGCCGACCAGGGCACCGGCTCCTTCGAGGCGGGCCAGGCGGCCGTCGAGCGGGTCCTGGCGGCCAACGGCATCGACCTCGGCTCCTCGGTCCTGTACGACGGCAGCGGGCTCTCGCGCGACAACCGGCTCTCGCCCGACGTGCTCGTCGAGGTGCTCCGCTGGGCCGCGTCGGACGACCACCCGCAACTGCGCCCGCTGCTGGCCGCGCTGCCGGTCGCGGGCTACACGGGCTCCCTCGCCAACCGGATGGACCACGGCCCCGCCGCCGGGCGCGGCCGGGTGCGCGCGAAGACCGGCACCCTCACCGGGGTGTCCTCGCTCGCCGGCATCGCCGTCGACCGCGAGGGCAACCTGATGGTCTTCGCGCTGATGGCGGACCGGGTGCGGCCGGACCGGAGCGGGCTGGCCCGCACGGCGATGGACGACGCCGCCGCCGGGCTGGGCGCCTGCAGCTGCGGTCGCTGA